The following coding sequences are from one Leguminivora glycinivorella isolate SPB_JAAS2020 chromosome 7, LegGlyc_1.1, whole genome shotgun sequence window:
- the LOC125228307 gene encoding isocitrate dehydrogenase [NADP] cytoplasmic yields MSKIKAGPVVDILGDEMTRIIWDLIKDKLILPFLDIELHTYDLGMEYRDKTEDQVTIDCANAIKKYNVGIKCATITPDEKRVEEFKLKKMWKSPNGTIRNILGGTVFREAIICKNIPRLVTGWEKPIIIGRHAHADQYKATDFVVPGAGTLELIWTPPSGEPIRHVVNEYKGPGVALAMFNTDASIVDFAHSSFKFALDRKYPLYLSTKNTILKKYDGRFKDIFQEIYDKEYKTKFEAAGIWYEHRLIDDMVAYAMKSEGGFVWACKNYDGDVQSDSVAQGYGSLGLMTSVLICPDGKTVEAEAAHGTVTRHFRFYQQGKETSTNPIASIFAWTRGLLHRAKLDNNAALKNFAETLESVCIDTIEGGVMTKDLAICIKGMNNVKRSDYYETFEFMDKLAENLKKRLGK; encoded by the coding sequence ATGTCGAAAATCAAGGCTGGACCCGTCGTTGACATCCTTGGTGATGAAATGACCAGAATCATCTGGGACCTCATCAAGGACAAGCTAATTCTGCCGTTCCTGGACATCGAGCTGCATACCTATGACTTGGGCATGGAATACCGTGATAAGACTGAGGACCAGGTCACAATCGATTGCGCCAACGCAATCAAGAAATACAATGTCGGCATCAAGTGCGCCACGATCACTCCCGATGAGAAGAGAGTAGAGGAATTCAAACTCAAGAAAATGTGGAAGAGTCCCAATGGTACCATTCGTAATATCCTTGGAGGTACCGTCTTCAGGGAAGCTATTATCTGCAAGAACATTCCCCGCCTCGTCACCGGCTGGGAGAAGCCCATCATCATCGGCCGTCACGCTCACGCCGACCAGTACAAGGCCACCGACTTCGTTGTTCCTGGCGCGGGAACACTCGAGCTCATCTGGACTCCTCCCTCTGGAGAGCCCATTAGGCACGTCGTAAACGAATACAAGGGCCCCGGAGTTGCTCTCGCCATGTTCAACACTGACGCATCCATTGTCGACTTTGCGCATTCCTCATTCAAATTCGCTTTGGACAGGAAATACCCCCTGTACTTGAGCACCAAGAACACCATTCTCAAGAAATACGATGGACGTTTCAAGGACATCTTCCAAGAAATCTACGACAAGGAATACAAGACAAAATTCGAAGCTGCAGGTATCTGGTACGAGCACAGGCTGATTGACGACATGGTCGCTTATGCCATGAAATCGGAAGGTGGCTTCGTATGGGCTTGCAAGAATTATGACGGTGACGTCCAGTCGGACTCTGTCGCGCAAGGCTACGGATCTCTGGGTCTCATGACCTCCGTGCTCATCTGCCCCGACGGCAAGACTGTGGAGGCTGAAGCCGCCCACGGTACCGTGACCAGGCACTTCCGATTCTATCAACAAGGAAAGGAGACTTCCACCAACCCTATTGCTTCCATCTTCGCATGGACGAGAGGCTTGCTACATCGCGCCAAGTTAGATAATAACGCTGCACTGAAGAACTTCGCTGAGACCCTGGAGAGCGTGTGCATCGACACGATTGAAGGAGGCGTCATGACTAAAGATCTTGCTATTTGCATTAAGGGTATGAATAATGTAAAGCGGTCGGACTACTACGAAACGTTCGAGTTCATGGATAAACTGGCCGAAAACTTGAAGAAGCGCCTGGGAAAATGA